A region of Streptomyces paludis DNA encodes the following proteins:
- a CDS encoding class F sortase yields MTGSTGTHGSPRAHGATRRLFTSAGAAWAVLLLGLWFWGHGLGTGPGTGPGDGPGVPRGQSLPTTGDVAAVGRPFVAAALPSARAPLPDVRAANSGPDRAPTPRRVEIPSLGIAAPVVARGLDATGAVDPPPYGTPDTVGWYGDGAEPGAAGAALLVGHVDTAEDAAVFYGLSAAKPGGKVRVTRADGRIAEFTIEDVRVVPLDRFDAKKVYGPRVKNRAELRLITCGGTFDRKARAYTANVVVSAYLTGVREPVTPANPPTATPAAATPAAPVSPSATPAAAGR; encoded by the coding sequence ATCACCGGTTCCACCGGAACCCATGGCTCCCCCCGAGCCCATGGGGCAACCCGACGGCTGTTCACCAGCGCGGGCGCGGCCTGGGCCGTCCTCCTGCTCGGGCTCTGGTTCTGGGGCCACGGCCTCGGGACCGGCCCCGGCACGGGCCCCGGCGACGGACCGGGCGTGCCCCGCGGGCAGTCCCTGCCCACCACCGGGGATGTCGCGGCGGTGGGCCGCCCGTTCGTGGCGGCGGCGCTGCCGTCCGCTCGGGCCCCGCTGCCCGACGTGCGAGCGGCGAACTCGGGCCCGGACCGGGCCCCGACCCCGCGCAGGGTCGAGATCCCGTCCCTCGGCATCGCCGCGCCCGTCGTCGCCCGCGGCCTCGATGCCACGGGCGCGGTCGACCCGCCGCCGTACGGGACACCGGACACGGTCGGCTGGTACGGCGACGGCGCGGAGCCGGGCGCGGCGGGCGCGGCCCTCTTGGTCGGGCATGTCGACACGGCGGAGGACGCCGCCGTGTTCTACGGGCTGAGCGCCGCCAAGCCCGGCGGGAAGGTCCGGGTGACCAGGGCCGACGGGCGGATCGCTGAGTTCACCATCGAGGACGTACGGGTCGTTCCCCTCGACCGCTTCGACGCGAAGAAGGTCTACGGCCCGCGCGTGAAGAACCGCGCCGAGCTGCGGCTGATCACCTGCGGCGGAACGTTTGACCGCAAGGCGCGTGCGTACACGGCGAACGTGGTGGTCTCCGCGTATCTGACCGGCGTACGCGAACCGGTCACGCCCGCGAATCCCCCGACGGCGACCCCCGCGGCAGCGACCCCCGCGGCGCCGGTCTCCCCGTCTGCGACCCCCGCCGCGGCCGGCCGCTGA
- a CDS encoding glycoside hydrolase family 6 protein, whose translation MYGSYPGRGRVRAGGFVRTAMAATGVVLLVAGCSSKEDGEADGKKKAPPVSQQPKAVDPFWVNPDGNAARQVAAYVGKGDDENAELIKKIAEQPVGEWISPDTPEEQAKGFTEAAAAADREALLVLYNVPHRDCGQFSRGGAADGNEYRTWVDKVAKGIGDRRTTVILEPDAVLHLVDGCTPQEFHEERYDLLKGAVERLKQQPATTVYLDAGNAGWQSPDTLFEPLQRAGIAAADGFSVNVSNFYPTKASADFGKRLSAKVGGKPFVIDTSRNGNGPYTGGDPAENWCNPPGRALGERPTTQTSDPLVKAYLWIKRPGESDGDCKGGPKAGDWYEEYALGLARNAK comes from the coding sequence ATGTACGGCAGTTATCCCGGCCGGGGTCGCGTGCGCGCGGGCGGGTTCGTCCGTACGGCGATGGCCGCGACGGGGGTGGTCCTGTTGGTGGCGGGCTGTTCGTCGAAGGAGGACGGCGAGGCAGACGGAAAGAAGAAGGCCCCGCCGGTCAGCCAGCAGCCCAAGGCGGTCGACCCGTTCTGGGTGAACCCTGACGGGAACGCGGCCCGGCAGGTCGCCGCGTATGTGGGCAAGGGCGACGACGAGAACGCCGAGCTGATCAAGAAGATCGCGGAACAGCCGGTCGGGGAGTGGATATCCCCCGACACCCCCGAGGAACAGGCCAAGGGCTTCACCGAAGCGGCGGCCGCGGCCGACCGCGAGGCCCTGCTGGTCCTCTACAACGTCCCGCACCGCGACTGCGGCCAGTTCTCCAGGGGCGGCGCCGCGGACGGCAATGAGTACCGGACGTGGGTCGACAAGGTCGCCAAGGGCATCGGTGACCGCCGTACCACGGTGATCCTGGAGCCCGACGCCGTGCTGCACCTGGTGGACGGCTGCACCCCCCAGGAGTTCCACGAGGAGCGGTACGACCTGCTCAAGGGCGCCGTCGAACGTCTCAAGCAGCAGCCCGCCACCACGGTCTACCTCGACGCGGGCAACGCCGGCTGGCAGTCGCCGGACACGCTCTTCGAGCCGCTCCAGCGCGCCGGCATCGCCGCGGCCGACGGATTCTCCGTCAATGTGTCCAACTTCTACCCCACGAAAGCGAGTGCGGACTTCGGGAAGCGCCTCTCCGCCAAGGTCGGCGGCAAGCCCTTCGTCATCGACACCAGCCGCAACGGCAACGGCCCCTACACCGGGGGCGATCCGGCCGAGAACTGGTGCAACCCCCCGGGCCGCGCCCTGGGCGAGCGCCCCACCACACAGACCTCCGACCCCCTGGTGAAGGCGTATCTCTGGATCAAGCGCCCCGGCGAATCCGACGGCGACTGCAAGGGCGGCCCCAAGGCGGGCGACTGGTACGAGGAGTACGCCCTGGGCCTGGCGCGGAACGCCAAGTAG
- a CDS encoding HAD-IIA family hydrolase — protein sequence MAERKPIESWLTDMDGVLIHEGVPIPGAAEFIKRLRESGKPFLVLTNNSIYTPRDLQARLSRMGLDVPVDNIWTSALATAKFLEDQRPGGTAYVIGEAGLTTALHDIGYILTDHEPDYVVLGETRTYSFEALTRAIRLINGGARFICTNPDETGPSTEGPLPATGAVAALITKATGKEPYFAGKPNPLMMRTGLNAIGAHSETSAMIGDRMDTDVLAGLEAGMETFLVLTGVTTHADIDRYPFRPSRVMNSIADLIDRV from the coding sequence GTGGCAGAGCGCAAGCCGATCGAGTCCTGGCTCACCGACATGGACGGCGTCCTCATCCACGAGGGTGTCCCGATCCCCGGCGCCGCCGAGTTCATCAAGCGACTGAGGGAGTCGGGCAAGCCGTTCCTCGTCCTCACGAACAACTCCATCTACACCCCGCGCGATCTCCAGGCCCGGCTGTCCCGCATGGGTCTCGACGTACCCGTGGACAACATCTGGACGTCCGCGCTCGCCACCGCCAAGTTCCTGGAGGACCAGCGGCCCGGCGGCACGGCCTATGTCATCGGTGAGGCGGGTCTGACCACCGCGCTGCACGACATCGGCTACATCCTCACCGACCACGAGCCGGACTACGTCGTCCTCGGCGAGACCCGTACGTACAGCTTCGAGGCCCTGACCAGGGCGATCCGGCTGATCAACGGCGGCGCGCGGTTCATCTGCACCAATCCGGACGAGACCGGCCCCTCCACCGAGGGCCCGCTCCCCGCGACCGGCGCCGTCGCCGCGCTGATCACGAAGGCGACCGGCAAGGAACCGTACTTCGCGGGCAAGCCCAACCCGCTCATGATGCGGACCGGGCTCAACGCCATCGGCGCGCACTCCGAGACCAGCGCGATGATCGGTGACCGGATGGACACCGATGTGCTGGCGGGGCTGGAGGCCGGGATGGAGACCTTCCTCGTGCTGACCGGGGTCACGACCCACGCGGACATCGACCGTTACCCCTTCCGGCCGTCCCGGGTCATGAACTCGATCGCCGATCTCATCGACCGCGTCTGA